The following nucleotide sequence is from Vanrija pseudolonga chromosome 4, complete sequence.
cgaggatgccgaggtggGCGTGGTTGTTCCACATCGAGCCCCACATCGAGTTGAACAGCGTTCGGACCGACTGCGGGGCATGCATGGTGCCGAAGACACTAGCTCACAGATGCCTATCTCGAACACCGCACGAgcgcgggtggcgggggtgCGGCGTTGGCGTGGCCCAGGCTTGGGGGTGGTCGAGCGACCTCGGGTTGCGGTCCAACAATCTCGGCTCGCCTTCGGGTCGTGTGGAGAATGTGTCGTCGGTGAACGCCGCGCACCGGCATTGACGAGCTGGCTTGACCACGACCGATAAAACAGAGATAGACGCGGTCTTGCGTTCACTACTCCCCACTCTCCACTACCGCCATGACTCTCCCATCGCTCGACACGCCCCTCCCGTCCCCCAAGACGCTGTTCACCaacgcgcgcctcgtcggctgGCCGGCGGGGTCGTACTCTGTACTCGTTGAGAATGGTGCTGTTACCCAGGCGTCCAGCACGCCCAttgacgccggcgacgcgacagtcgtcgacctcgctgGGCTATGGCTCGCGCCGTCCCTCGTCGACTGGCACACGCACTGGACGAAGAACCTGATCGGTATCCGGCGCTACTCGCTTGCAGACCTCAAatccgccgcggccgtccttgacgccgtgcgcgcgcggctcaACGACCCAGactacgacgaggacgggtTCTTCGTGGCTGTCAACATGCGTTCCGGCGAGTGGCCCGACACGCCCGCTCTcaaccgcctcgcgctcgacgccatctcGACCTCCAAGCCCATCTGCCTCAACTTCAACGGGCACCACAGCTACGTGTGCAACACGCTCGGGCTGGCGTTTGTCGGCTTCACGCCCGAGACGCACCCCGACGGCATCCTGTACGAGACGGACGCGTTCAAGCTCAGCGTCGCGCTCACGTCGCGCCCggacgccgacctcctcgacacgtggagcgacgagatgggacgccacgccgcctcgcttGGCGTCACGGAGattgtcgacctcgagatgGCCTTCAACGACATTcactggcagcggcggttCGCGAAGGGCTTCAGGGTGGGTCAATACACCGTCGTCACACATAACTGACCCGCGCAGGGGCTCCGCGTCCACACAGGCATCTACCCGCagcacctcgaccgcgcgctcgagaaggGCTTCAAGAcgggcgacgtcgtgccCGGGACGCACGGGCAGGTAACCATCGGGCCGTTCAAGCTCGTGACCGATGGCtccctcggctcggcgacaGCGTACTGCAAGGACCCGTACCCAAACAGCTGCAACCACGGGCTGCTGACGCACGGGCCGGACGAGATTGACGCGCTGTGTCTCCGTGCGACGCGCGGCAAGCTGCGCCTGGCGGTCCACGCgatcggcgacgaggcgctgcggTGCACGCTtgacgcgctcgagtcgcACAAAAGCGCAGGGTATCCCCCGCTCGCGGGCTCCACGatcgagcacgcgcagctggtcgacgcgccTGAAATCCCGCGGTTCAAAGAGCTTGggctcgtcgcgtccgtccagccgcgccacctcgtcgacgacgccgagctcgcccactGCCATTGGCCCGGGCGCGAGGACAGGGCATACGCTTTCAAGACGCTGCACGACGCCGGTATCCCGCTGCGCATGGGGAGCGACTGCCCCATTGCGCCTCTGCAGCCATGGGAGGCGATCGCGTGCGCCATTGCGCGGTCGGGCGGGGACGATGAGGCGGTCTTCGAGCCTCAGGAGATTATCGACGTCGAGACAGCCTGGAAGGCGAGTACTTCCAACTGCCGCGCAGgcatcgacgtcggcggccgcgcggaCCTCGTCGTTATCGACAAGGACCCGCTGACGCTGGACGCGGAGGGTATCCGCCGCGTCAAGGTGCTCGGGACTTTGCTCGGCGGTAATTGGACCCACAAGGCCAAGGGGTTCGCAGCGTAGTGTGTGTAGTGTATGCAGAAGGGATTGTCAGTCTGACGTGAGGCGAGCAGTGAGTCTGGGACAGCCAGGAGAAGGACATGGCTATTGCACTGGGATCGCGGCCACTCCACCGCCGACGTTCAGTACAGGCGATTGCGCAGACATCGGTCAATGCCCTGCAAGCCAAGCCCGCCACCAAACGCAACGGGCCTGACGGTCACGGTTAATGAGATCCGCCTCAGAGGCGCCcgtggttggttggttgtggcgccggcgaggccaaacgccgccgcccatgagCGAGATTTCGACGCAGTGTGCTCATGCGTCATTTCGTCCCAAGTCGTaagtcgtcgagcagcaaaAGTTCAGTGACGACGCATAAATGAGTGAGTAAACGCGGTGTTTGCACCCCAGTAACCAGAGACGCCGGTGCCCcctggctcgctcggcggcgccgacagaAACTTGACAGAATACTGACCGACTGCGGCCAAGCGCCAAGAATTAACTTAACTGCCTTTGGGAACATTACACCGCCGGCCCAAATTGGAACTCACGGCGACTCACGGCGACTCaccacgccgagcgagtgcctcgtcggcgccgccgcggaatGCAATGTTGCTCAATGTCGGTGCTTCCCACTCGGAGCCACGATgcggacgccggcgcggacaGACAGGCAGACAGGCTGACaggcgggcaggcgggcaAGTTGGAACGTGAACGCGTCGGCGGTCACGTCGATCTGTCAGTGTGCATGCAGGTGGGCATGGACGCGCTGGGGTATGCTTGTtggacgcggcggtgctgTGTCGGCGAGTGaaccgtcgacgacgcggcggcatgggAGTGTTGGTTGCCACGCCTCCATTGACAAGGAAGagagccgcggcggcgccgttcgTACCCGTGCCaaggccaccaccacaagcCCAAGTCCTCGTTGTCGAGGAACGCAGAGACGTACGCTTTCTCGTGCAATCCGCCAACTGACCGACCCACCAACcgcacgctcggcgcccggcacgccgcccgtCCGATCCACAATCCGCATCTGGCGAGTAACGTTAGGCAGGCAACGCAGCGCGATGTTGTAACAatctgtcgtcgtcgggggtTAATTTTGGGGGATTGCAGAGTAGTCTCGTGGCTGGTGTATGGCATCCGACATCTGACACGGCGCCGTTCTCCAAACGCGGTTAGTCACGCCGCTACTGTGCTATTCAGCctgcgtcgccgtcgccgttgccatTGACGCACAGGTCGGCAACAGGCACTCGCGCGTCCGACACTACTCACACTCGGCGATAGGATAGGAGCGTAGCGATGGCGACGGTTTCGTGGAGTGGGAAGAGGTCGTCCGGCGAGTGCGGCGCTTTGCTCGATGCGGCTCGTGAGGACACGAGGCACAGCGTCTATGCATCTGATGTAACAGCTAGGACCTGTTGCGAGGTGCTGCAGAAGGGGGGTCAGGAGGTCAGCTGGGCACTACTCGCGGCCAACGTGACCGCTGTTTGCCACATGGCCcaagagcagcagcagcagcgatcttgcaccgtcgccagcgccgccgaaAAACGCGTGAAAATCGCATCTTGCAGCTGCAAAAAAGGTTGAGTTgcggccgtggcgccggGCCTCGCAACGAGTTTTCTGCCAACCCGGCCAGCCggcccaccacgcccagcacggcacggcacggcccaccgaccgaccggcGGCACATGCGGCGTGCTTGCTTGAAACACAGCAGCGGTGCTCGCGCGTGGCCAGGCTGTCACGTCCCTCGGCACTCCGAGGAGCGGTCTCGACCTTTGTCTCCCTCGGCGTGTCATGTCGGCGAGTCAGTCCCAAGTAAAGGCCGCACGCAGCGTAGCGGCCTCCATATGACGCGTCTGATCTGATCTGATCTGACCCGCCTGATTGATCTGATCCTGGGTCTTGTCGTAATAATGAACCACTTGCCCTTTGAGGGCTGCTCGACAACTGGCTAGTAGTATCGAGTTTTTTGCTGCAGCCCACTAACGAACGAACGGACGACCCCACATTGCAGTCATGTAATGtaccgcccgcccgccggcccGGATGCAACCTACTCTGTGTGCATGCGCTGAGCGGAGCCCGGGACGAGCAAGCATGGCGCAGCGTGACGCTGcttgcctggctggctgcagaAACCCGGGTTCCACGTTCCACCACCCGGTCAGCAcgcggcacgcgccgccgcccacaccGCGCACATGGCCCAGCatgctgccgctgccgagaGGACAACCCAACTCTGTTCCCTGCCGCTTCATTAGGTTTCCGGCCGCCATCACGTCTTGCAGAGACCCCGTTTCACCTTTTCACATGCTAATGATGCGTGCTGGTGGcagcgtgctgctgcttgacTCTGGCTTTTACTCTGGCTCAGCGTGCCTCCGCGTCCAGACACACGGCAAAGCACACGCCGTGacacctgcctgcccacACTGCGTACCCGACCTTCTGGCGCGAGTGCCCCGTTGTTCCTCAGTACCTGTAGCTTGCTCCATGGTAATGGCTGGCACCCCGGTGCCAGCACCGTGCCAGCGGGTGGACGACCTCGCATCGCTCGGGGTCCCCGGTTCCTCACACACTGTAATCTGTGCTGTGCCGAGGCTGaccgcggggcggggcggagcaagcaagcgagcaagcaagcaagccagCGTGactgcctcggcgcggcgccgatgcTCTGCTCTCTCCTCCGCCTCTCTCCGCGCGGCGCCCCCAAGCCACACTATATGACTGATCGGTCGGGCTTGTACTGTCCCCCCGTTATCATCGCGTGCACTCGGTCCCGCGCTATCTCTCGCCGTGCTGGCGGGATAGCTCGCGTGACTGTAGTAGTGTGCGTGGAATGAGCCCCCCACCTCCTCATGCcacgctcgtgctgctgctcgaaATTAATGCCAGACGTTCGTTGCCGCACCCACCGCGGGCGGGAACAACGTGCCCCTCCTAAACCCCCGTTTCTCTCGACATGGCTCCTCCTTGTTCCCACACAAACTTCCGTCGCGCGTCCCGTtgtcgcggcgcgggcggctgTCACTgacaggccgccgccagcccatcaggccaggccaggccaggccTGCTCCCAgggccggcacggcgccgccgtgtcgatgATGAAAAAGAAAAATCCTTAACCCCGCGCTCTGGCAGCTTACAGCTTCCTTGTCTGCAACTCTCGGAGTGAGCGTTCCTCGGTCCTCGGTTCCTCCAtggacctcgacctcgttcgtcacgctgcctgccgccCAACGTCAGCTGGCCTCGCCTCGAGTTTTTCTTGCATCATTGTTCGAGTGACGACGAGCAAGCAGGACAACTAGAGCAGAACTTGGAAAATCGGCGACAGCTGCCAATTACTTGCACGCTGCCTCGACATGAATGCGTGGCGCGCCGTCATGTTCTTGAAACCAGACTAGAAATGCGCTGCCCATGCCGGGCGTGTGCCGGGCGCGGCGTTCAATCtggccatggcggcggcagcagcagcggtggTTTCAACTCATTGATACCCCGCCTACCGCGGCTCTCGGTGAACGACGAACGACGTGACGGATAGACAGATCTAGTTGAGTTGGTGGTGATTGTGACTGAGTGAGTGGTGCCCGCGGGCAACGCAgtgcggccgcggcgactgcgacgacgccgccgccgccgctgccaagtcACTGCCTGACAGATTCAgcgctggcgtcgtcacAGATCGCCTTGGCAACGACCACAACACTAGCAGCTGACTGACAGCTGATGCCGACACCTGACTGCACAGACCCACACTGACATCATGAGAAAAGCAAGGCCACTTGTGCCAGCCGGAGGAAAAAGTCGCGACCTCGCAACCAACTCCGATCCAGCGGCCTTACACACCGACGGGTGAAACATTGCAGGTGGCTGAGCAATGATGCATGCTGTTCAATTGGTGGTGCGTACAATGACCTTCTCTATTCTcccaggcggccgaggcgtcgtcgtcgtcgtcgtcgagtcACGACGACGAAATTTCCGCCAACGCCCGAGGGACCCCGTCTCACTCCTCCATCTGTGCTGCCGAACAAGATCGCTATGCCGTTTCGTTGTGTGAGATCTCTGTTTCCGAGCGCAGTGCAGCACCCTCGGAAGCACCCGGCCTGTCGAGCTTCTGACCGGCCAGCACCTTCttcacctcgtcggcgtcgagcgtctcgtaCTCTACGAGTGCCTTGGCGAGCGTGTCCAACTCGCCACGGTGGGTCGAGAGGAGTGACCTGACACGGACCATGCCCTGGTCAAGGAAGCTGCGAATGTCAGAACCTGCCGCTTCAAGCTGTCACTCCCACTCACCCCttgacctcgccctcgattTCCTGCTTGAGCGACTCGGAAAGGTAGTACTGGTCATTCTGGCTGTGAGCTGGGaggccgaccttgtcgcTGAAGCCAAAGTTGCGAATCATGCTGTTGGCAACCTCAGTGGCTCTTGACAGATCAGAGCTGCAGCCGGATGTGGTGTCGTCCTTGCCAAGGATAATCTCTTCGGCAGCGCGGCCTCCCAGGCTGACGTCAATCATGGCGTTATACTCCTTGCGAGAGTACGAGTCTGGGTAGTTGTAAGCTAGGGAATGTGAGGATGTATCTTACCCTTGTCCGCCTCTGGAAGCTGGTATGTAAGACCAAGAGCAGGGCCGCGGGGCATGACTGTGACCTTGTGCAGGGGCATGGCGCCGGGGGTGCGcaaggcgacgagcgcgtggCCAGCTTCGTGGTACGCcgtcttgagcttggcgtcctcgGTGACATAGTGCgagcggcgctcggcgcccatCAGAATACGGTCTTTGGCCCACTCAAAGTGCTGGAGGTTGACCCTTTCGGCGCCATCACGCGAAGCCTTGATAGCAGCCTGGTTGCAGAGGTTctggaggtcggcgccgctcaTGCCTGGCGTACCGCGGGCAATGACCGATGCATCCACCTCGGGGTCGATGGCAATGTCGGCCATGTGGTGCTTGAGGATGGCCATACGGCCCCGGACATCTGGCAGAGGCACGACCACGTGACGGTCGAAACGTCCAGGGCGGGTAAGGGCAGGGTCGAGTGACTGAGGAATGTTGGTAGCGGCAATGATGATGACACCCTCCGACTGCTGGaagccgtcgagctcgacaagaaGCTGGTTCAGAGTCTGGCGGAGGTACTGCTGGTCTTTGGAGTTACGCTTGGATCCAAtggcgtccagctcgtcgataAAGATGATGGCAGGGGCCTTGGTGCGGGCGGCCTTGAAGAGCTCGCGAACACGCTTggcaccgacaccgacgtaCAGCTCGTCAAAGTTGGAGCCAGAGGCAAACAGGAACGGAACACCAGCTTCGCCGGCAACAGCacgcgcgaggagggtcTTGCCGGTACCGGGAGGGCCCGTGAGCAGAACACCGCGGGGgagcttgccgccgagcttggagaACTTCTCGGGGTTGCGGAGGAActcgacaatctcctcgagctcgcccttggcctcctcgacgccaaggacgtcgCTGAACTTGACGTTGGTCGACTCCTCTGGCTCAAACTCCTtggggccgccgccgacagtcTTGAGGAGACCCGAGTTCTCCATGACGAGCGAGAGGACAGTCAGGCCGAGGAAGGTCCAGAGGAGGAACGCGAGCAGCCAGCGGAGGTtgcgccacgcgccggccttgggTGCCTCGGCGATCTGGACGTGGAGCGGGTGAAGCGGCGAGCCGGGCTGCGAGATGACGTTGGAAGTGGTGGCAGTGGGCTCGGGCTTCTTCTCGGACCTGCGGAAGGCGGAGAAGATGGAACCGAGCTTGGACGGGGCAGGagcggcaggcgcggcggcggcagcgttACCGGCACCGGGGAAGGCCgaaggcgcggcggcaggagttgcagccggcgcagcggcgggggcagcagcagccgcaggaGCCGAAGCCGgagcagcggccgcagcggcagctgcagccgccgcaggcgTCGCAccgagggcggcagcggcgtccgCGACCTCCTTTGACACGGCCGCCTCAGGCGAGAGCCcaagggcagcgaggcgggcgtcgcgacggcgcacgACAATCACGAGCTCGTTGACGCTGCCGTCGTGCGCAATGGCGTTGGCGTACAGGTCGAACGCCTCGGGGCTcttgacgagcgcgtcgctcCCGTCGGGCGGGTTGGCGAGCGCAATGCTCTCGTAGTATCCAATGAGGCCGCGGTACTCGCCGCCTTCGGAGAGTGCGCGCAGCAAGGCGACCTGGGGCTCGGCGTTGGGCTCCTGGCGCGACTCGATGGCGCGCGTCTCGAGGGCCGCGATCTTCTGCTGGAAGGAGGTGAGCGggaggtcgtcctcgctcgctggtTCGGGCTGCGGCTCGGGAGTcgctgacggcggcgaaggcgcagcctccttgtccttgcggAGCcaggcgcgctgcgccggcagcgtcgagAAGCACGCCGCCCGAGTGCGACTTGTGCCGACTGCTGCGGCTACTGGCCGCCGGGGCAGCAGGgcccgcgcgagcgcgtgcgctgAGGGGCGGAGAGCCATCTGTGTGTGCGTTAGATGTGTGTTCTGTGGGgtaggaggaggaggagcgtaCGTGAAaggagggtggtggttgttgtAAGTGATGGAGGAAAGTATCGGCCCGCTTGCTCGTGTCTGTTTTTTGATccgacgagcagcgacgagcggcggcggcgtcatgACGAAGACGCTGGAGTGGACGCGCAACTGTCGGAAATGACGGACGGGAGTATACTCGCGTGTATGCCATGCATCCTACACGTGGGCGCACGTGACTGCCTCGACAAGTTGTTTCCGCCGGCAAGTGTGGACTTCTTCCCTGGGTGGCCAGAGCCTGGGCCATACGGTACATAGGCATATATTTGATGCCGTGCCCTTGTTGTCGGGTTCCGCAGTCGGCCCCCGCTCCCctggccgctggccgctgTGCTGCagtgctgcttgcttgccgGTGCCCGAAAGTCGATTTGGTCCCGTTGCCCACTCTACTAGTGTGCTgacgtgctgctgccgcttTCTGCCGCCAATCCCCCCCGCGTCGTGCCGCGCGcccccccgccgtcgcgccccgcgtcccctcccctcccctcccctcccctcccctcgcccgccgcccagttTCTTCCTTCCGCTGACGCCACAATTGACCCACGACAGACGACTGACGTCAGGGAATAACAACCGGTGCCTGGATCAAGCCAACTAgcaacctcgacgcgtcACGCCAAaagccacgacgacgacgacgacagcggaCGCatcacgcgccgcggcgaccgaCCCCAAGTCACTCACTCACTGCTTGTGGGTCACTTGGAGTCACTGGTCACGACTCGTGCGACACCCGACACCGCCTTCAGCACTGCACACACCGCAGACCCGCGCCACTCATTCAATGGTACTTGTTTGACTTCTTGCATAATACATTGGCAACCGCAAACGGTGTCTCTATCAGACTCAGACTCGACGTGGGGAGGACCGGAATAAATGATGAGGGTGTTGCTGGAAACTCGAGCACCAAAACCACGAGTGTCGTTAAACAATGACAAATGACGGAACCTTCTTATGACCGCGTCGTGGTGTGAGGAGGCTGGGgatggtgtggtgggtggtggtggtggtggatggtgCATGCACCTCGTCTTGAACCTTCCTTTTAGGACTGGCAACATCCTAGATGCCAGTGGTGGGGTACAGTTGAAGAGCGAGGAGGTTGGATGGTTTGGCAGGGAACTTGAGAGCGTTACAGTGAAGACACACCAAGACCAGACTTGACAAGAATTGAAGAGAGAGAAAAAATGCGCCGGAATGCTTTCGACGTTTTGGAGCGAGGTGGTGAGGGGCGCAAAGACTTGATGTTCGACTTTGGCCGATGCAGCGTGTGTTGATGTTGGAAAGGGGGAAAACTATGCCATGCAGGTGTGAAGGCCGTGGGATGACTAGTCACCGTCGACTGGCCTTGGTCGGACGGTGGCACATTGGTTGGTCGTCACAGAGTGGCAAAACTTAATTGCTCCTCCGGCGGTTGTTACGGTTGTCCTgcgcggtcgagctggcaATGGACTGAAGCGCAGGgcggacggcggcagcgacggcaggGGGCGCCATGGCCTTGATGACCGCAGGGGCACCCGATGGCACCATGTTCTCCTTGGAGACATCCTTCACCGACACGTAGTCGAGAGGGCTGGGCTCCGAGATGGGAGTGATGGGCGTGACGGGCTCGTCACCGGCGtccgacgaggcgcagctAAATGTTCCGCTGGGGCTGGTAGCGGCAGAGCGCTTGGCGGCCCACGAGGAAGGAGTGAGGCCTGGCGTCGAAACGTAGGGCACGTAGGCAGACGACGTGCGCTGCGGGTTGGGCGCGAAGCGGCGGCCAGACAAGTAGAACTCGCGGATGAACGTCGAGCAGCGGTGGTACTGGTTGACGTTGGCGTACTTGCGGATGAGGATCTCCGAGACGTTGTCGAGGCTCTCGTGGAGGATGGTGTCAATGGCGGTGGCAACGCGAACGGCAAGGGCCTCATCGGGGATGACAAAGTCGGGACAAGGCTTGCGGAGCTTGCCGCAGATGAACCGTGCCAAGACGACGGATCCCCAAGCGATCAGCGATGGGCGGACACCGACGAACTGGCGGTGGAACAGGGTGACCTCCATGAGGAAGCGGGCGGCCGCGGCAACGCGaacgtcgtcgttgagcgACGAGTCCGAGTGCGTGATGTAAGAGCGGAGCCAGCCCTCACCAGTGGGGTGAACGACGTTCCAGCCAATAGTGGACAGGATGTGGCCCTCCATCTGGATGAATGCCGACTGCTCGTACGCGCCACAGCACATGTCGTGGAGCTCGCGAACCAGGGGAACGCGCTCCTTCGAGTCCTCAAACTTGGCTGCGATCCACAGGGACGCGCAGCCAACCAGCTGGTAGTGCTTCTTGAAGACGACACGCTTGGACACGTAACGGTCGACAATGTTGCAAGCCAGATAAAGGACCTCTGGGCGCAGACGGAACTGGGAATGGATTTCCACAACAAAGTCGATCAGGTACGGGCGCATGCGCCATTGAAGTTCTGGTTGCTGGTCCATGAGTTCGGGCTGGGCAAGAGTTTGCGACTGGAGAGGAGAGTAAGCGTCTGCGCCGTTGCGCGGGTGAAAAGTAGGCGTACCTCGTTCTCGAGCATGCACAtgacgtgctcgtcgcggtACTCGTCCTCATAGTAGTAGCCGTCGTCGGAGCGACGAGGGACAAACTGTTTTGTTTCAGGCGACATGTCAATGTCGTCGGTCGAGCCCTGGGTACCAATGACCTTCTTTGACGAAGATGCCTTGGCACTAGGGGAGACGGAGCGCTTTCTGCTCCAACCCTCGATGGAGGTGCGTGCAAACTTGGTGGGGGGGACGGGAGGCATGGCGAGGGGCGAAGAAGTGTTACGAtgtggggggagggggtggtgcgTCGATGTTGGGCGGTGGCGCGGGAGGTGTGACTAGACAGTGCGTGACGTGACTGTTACTGTTGATGGAGTATGGCAATGCAATGattgcgcgcggcgtgagaTGTAGGCGTGAGGGTGGTATGTTGGTTGGCGTGACAAATTGTAGAGAGTCAAGGAGTGAGTTGATGTCGGACGCGTCGGTGAAGTGAACGAATGGATGGCGCGTAGGGACAAAAGTTTGGTtgatgtggtggtggtcggcggTGCGATGTGGCAGAGAGATGTCGTGAGCACAAGCAATCTATGCGATGCGAGTAGAGAGCAGTGTCGTGAAGACTGAGGCTGAGAGACGCGGGATGAGAGGGGGGATCACGGAACAAGTGGTCTGAGACGCGACAGACCAGATACCAAGACGTGGCGATGGggaggctgggggtggggtgatTTCGAACGAGAAAATGAGATGAGGCTAGAGAGACATGAGATGGGGGTGTCGAGTCCGTTGGTGCTGATTCCCGTCACAGAACGATGTCTTTCGAACCAGAACAAGCAGTACCGCGCGGACAAGATGTAGCAAGAACGGGGggcaggaggagggagagaaGGCCACTCTGATATTTAAAGGCGAACCACAGAGTGGGAGCGAGCAGGCGAGGGGGCAGGGGTTTGGGTGCGACTGAGCGCTACCTGGCGGGACTGTTTCGAATGGATGCGAATAGCCCATCCAGGGGGGTACGGGGGTGCAACGCCATAGCAGGGGTTG
It contains:
- the ytcJ_3 gene encoding Putative amidohydrolase YtcJ, which encodes MTLPSLDTPLPSPKTLFTNARLVGWPAGSYSVLVENGAVTQASSTPIDAGDATVVDLAGLWLAPSLVDWHTHWTKNLIGIRRYSLADLKSAAAVLDAVRARLNDPDYDEDGFFVAVNMRSGEWPDTPALNRLALDAISTSKPICLNFNGHHSYVCNTLGLAFVGFTPETHPDGILYETDAFKLSVALTSRPDADLLDTWSDEMGRHAASLGVTEIVDLEMAFNDIHWQRRFAKGFRGLRVHTGIYPQHLDRALEKGFKTGDVVPGTHGQVTIGPFKLVTDGSLGSATAYCKDPYPNSCNHGLLTHGPDEIDALCLRATRGKLRLAVHAIGDEALRCTLDALESHKSAGYPPLAGSTIEHAQLVDAPEIPRFKELGLVASVQPRHLVDDAELAHCHWPGREDRAYAFKTLHDAGIPLRMGSDCPIAPLQPWEAIACAIARSGGDDEAVFEPQEIIDVETAWKASTSNCRAGIDVGGRADLVVIDKDPLTLDAEGIRRVKVLGTLLGGNWTHKAKGFAA
- the YME1 gene encoding Mitochondrial inner membrane i-AAA protease supercomplex subunit YME1, whose protein sequence is MALRPSAHALARALLPRRPVAAAVGTSRTRAACFSTLPAQRAWLRKDKEAAPSPPSATPEPQPEPASEDDLPLTSFQQKIAALETRAIESRQEPNAEPQVALLRALSEGGEYRGLIGYYESIALANPPDGSDALVKSPEAFDLYANAIAHDGSVNELVIVVRRRDARLAALGLSPEAAVSKEVADAAAALGATPAAAAAAAAAAAPASAPAAAAAPAAAPAATPAAAPSAFPGAGNAAAAAPAAPAPSKLGSIFSAFRRSEKKPEPTATTSNVISQPGSPLHPLHVQIAEAPKAGAWRNLRWLLAFLLWTFLGLTVLSLVMENSGLLKTVGGGPKEFEPEESTNVKFSDVLGVEEAKGELEEIVEFLRNPEKFSKLGGKLPRGVLLTGPPGTGKTLLARAVAGEAGVPFLFASGSNFDELYVGVGAKRVRELFKAARTKAPAIIFIDELDAIGSKRNSKDQQYLRQTLNQLLVELDGFQQSEGVIIIAATNIPQSLDPALTRPGRFDRHVVVPLPDVRGRMAILKHHMADIAIDPEVDASVIARGTPGMSGADLQNLCNQAAIKASRDGAERVNLQHFEWAKDRILMGAERRSHYVTEDAKLKTAYHEAGHALVALRTPGAMPLHKVTVMPRGPALGLTYQLPEADKDSYSRKEYNAMIDVSLGGRAAEEIILGKDDTTSGCSSDLSRATEVANSMIRNFGFSDKVGLPAHSQNDQYYLSESLKQEIEGEVKGFLDQGMVRVRSLLSTHRGELDTLAKALVEYETLDADEVKKVLAGQKLDRPGASEGAALRSETEISHNETA
- the CCN1 gene encoding G1/S-specific cyclin CCN1, giving the protein MPPVPPTKFARTSIEGWSRKRSVSPSAKASSSKKVIGTQGSTDDIDMSPETKQFVPRRSDDGYYYEDEYRDEHVMCMLENESQTLAQPELMDQQPELQWRMRPYLIDFVVEIHSQFRLRPEVLYLACNIVDRYVSKRVVFKKHYQLVGCASLWIAAKFEDSKERVPLVRELHDMCCGAYEQSAFIQMEGHILSTIGWNVVHPTGEGWLRSYITHSDSSLNDDVRVAAAARFLMEVTLFHRQFVGVRPSLIAWGSVVLARFICGKLRKPCPDFVIPDEALAVRVATAIDTILHESLDNVSEILIRKYANVNQYHRCSTFIREFYLSGRRFAPNPQRTSSAYVPYVSTPGLTPSSWAAKRSAATSPSGTFSCASSDAGDEPVTPITPISEPSPLDYVSVKDVSKENMVPSGAPAVIKAMAPPAVAAAVRPALQSIASSTAQDNRNNRRRSN